The following are encoded together in the Raineyella sp. LH-20 genome:
- a CDS encoding holo-ACP synthase — protein MAIVGIGVDVCEISRFEEMLLRTPGLVARLFSPEEAHHRPASLAGRFAAKEAFAKALGSPGGLVWRDCEVRKTPEGQPYFVTTGTIADLQTRLGIVRIHLSMSHDGGIATAFVVCEDDR, from the coding sequence GTGGCGATCGTCGGGATCGGCGTCGACGTCTGCGAGATCTCCCGTTTCGAGGAGATGCTGCTGCGTACGCCCGGGCTGGTGGCACGCCTCTTCTCCCCGGAGGAGGCGCACCACCGGCCGGCCTCGCTGGCCGGCCGGTTCGCCGCCAAGGAGGCGTTCGCCAAGGCCCTGGGCTCGCCGGGCGGCCTGGTCTGGCGCGACTGCGAGGTGCGCAAGACCCCGGAGGGGCAGCCGTACTTCGTCACCACCGGCACCATCGCCGACCTGCAGACCCGGCTGGGCATCGTCCGGATCCACCTGTCGATGTCCCACGACGGGGGCATCGCGACGGCCTTCGTCGTCTGCGAGGATGACAGGTAG
- the glmS gene encoding glutamine--fructose-6-phosphate transaminase (isomerizing), with product MCGIVGYVGPRSAREVVVEGLRRLEYRGYDSAGVAVVAEGRIAAEKRAGKLANLEMALEDSPMPASGTGIGHTRWATHGAPTDGNAHPHLSQDGRVAVVHNGIIENFAELRAELTAEGITFRSETDTEVAAQLLGVEIAKGADLRTALLTVVNRLQGAFTLVAVDAQAPGRVVAARRNSPLVVGLGEGENFLASDVAAFIEHTREALELGQDSVVEITADGVQVSDFAGQPAEAKRFHVDWDLSAAEKGGYDWFMRKEIFEQPQAVADTLLGRHTEDGALTLDEVRLTEEALRQVQKIIIIAAGTSFYAGMVAKYAIEHWVRIPCEVELASEFRYRDPIVGSSTLVVAISQSGETADTLMAIRHAREQHARVLAICNTNGSTIPRESDAVIYTHAGPEIGVASTKGFTTQLAACYLLGLYLAQVKGTMYGDEIAAVTKELEGLPPLMQQVLDNAAPVLDLAARLVDQPSVLFLGRHVGYPVALEGALKLKEIAYLHAEGFAAGELKHGPIAIIEPGMPVFVVVPPRGRDQLHDKVISNIQEIRARGARPIALAEQDDTMVDEFASTVIRLPKVSTILQPLVAVIPLQLFACELATVLGHDVDQPRNLAKSVTVE from the coding sequence ATGTGTGGAATCGTTGGGTACGTCGGGCCGCGCAGCGCCCGTGAGGTCGTGGTCGAGGGGCTCCGCCGCCTCGAGTACCGTGGCTACGATTCGGCCGGCGTGGCCGTCGTGGCCGAGGGAAGGATCGCCGCCGAGAAGAGGGCCGGCAAGCTGGCGAACCTCGAGATGGCGCTGGAGGACAGCCCGATGCCCGCGTCGGGCACCGGCATCGGCCACACCCGGTGGGCCACCCACGGCGCCCCGACCGACGGCAACGCCCACCCGCACCTGTCCCAGGACGGCCGGGTCGCCGTCGTCCACAACGGCATCATCGAGAACTTCGCCGAACTGCGCGCCGAGCTGACCGCCGAGGGCATCACCTTCCGTTCCGAGACCGACACCGAGGTCGCCGCCCAGCTGCTCGGCGTCGAGATCGCCAAGGGCGCCGACCTGCGGACCGCCCTGCTCACCGTGGTCAACCGGCTGCAGGGCGCGTTCACCCTGGTCGCCGTCGACGCCCAGGCCCCGGGCCGGGTCGTCGCCGCTCGGCGCAACTCCCCGCTGGTGGTCGGCCTGGGCGAGGGGGAGAACTTCCTCGCCTCCGACGTCGCCGCGTTCATCGAGCACACCCGTGAGGCGTTGGAGCTCGGTCAGGACTCGGTCGTCGAGATCACCGCCGACGGCGTACAGGTCAGCGACTTCGCCGGGCAGCCCGCCGAGGCCAAGCGCTTCCACGTCGACTGGGACCTGTCGGCCGCGGAGAAGGGCGGCTACGACTGGTTCATGCGCAAGGAGATCTTCGAGCAGCCGCAGGCGGTGGCCGACACCCTGCTCGGCCGCCACACCGAGGACGGTGCGCTGACCCTCGACGAGGTCCGGCTCACCGAGGAGGCGCTGCGCCAGGTCCAGAAGATCATCATCATCGCCGCCGGCACCTCGTTCTACGCCGGAATGGTCGCCAAGTACGCCATCGAGCACTGGGTGCGGATCCCCTGTGAGGTCGAGCTGGCCTCCGAGTTCCGTTACCGCGACCCGATCGTCGGCTCCTCCACGCTGGTGGTGGCGATCTCCCAGTCCGGCGAGACCGCCGACACGCTGATGGCCATCCGGCACGCGCGCGAGCAGCACGCCCGGGTGCTGGCCATCTGCAACACCAACGGCTCCACCATCCCGCGGGAGTCCGACGCGGTGATCTACACCCATGCCGGCCCGGAGATCGGTGTCGCCTCCACCAAGGGCTTCACCACCCAGCTGGCCGCCTGCTACCTGCTCGGCCTCTACCTCGCCCAGGTCAAGGGCACCATGTACGGCGACGAGATCGCCGCGGTGACCAAGGAGCTGGAGGGGCTGCCGCCGCTGATGCAGCAGGTCCTCGACAACGCCGCCCCGGTCCTCGACCTGGCCGCCCGGCTGGTCGACCAGCCGTCGGTGCTCTTCCTCGGCCGCCACGTCGGCTACCCGGTGGCACTGGAGGGGGCGCTGAAGCTGAAGGAGATCGCCTACCTGCACGCCGAGGGCTTCGCGGCCGGTGAACTGAAGCACGGCCCGATCGCCATCATCGAGCCCGGCATGCCGGTCTTCGTGGTCGTCCCGCCGCGTGGCCGTGACCAGTTGCACGACAAGGTGATCTCCAACATCCAGGAGATCCGCGCCCGCGGTGCCCGTCCGATCGCCCTGGCCGAACAGGACGACACCATGGTCGACGAGTTCGCCAGCACGGTGATCCGACTGCCCAAGGTGTCCACCATCCTGCAGCCGCTCGTCGCCGTCATCCCGCTGCAGTTGTTCGCCTGCGAACTGGCGACCGTGCTCGGCCACGACGTGGACCAGCCGCGCAACCTGGCCAAGTCGGTCACCGTCGAGTAG
- the coaA gene encoding type I pantothenate kinase: MPEATQPPGDTAPDLGEAGGPYVHRSRADWAELANALPSPLSEETLDRLRGLGDPTSMRDVMEVYQPLTRLLSLHFRHRGNLYRSTNTFLRLDVKRTPFVIGIAGSVAVGKSTTARLLTELLRNWPDHPNVELVTTDGFLHPNEELKRRGIMHRKGFPESYDRRALLRFVMDVKSGRPEVTAPVYSHLSYDIVPGERLVVRQPDIVVVEGLNVLQPARVHADGSTGLTLSDFFDFSVYVDAAPEDIRRWYLERFMSLRETAFRDPRSYFRRYAEMSLEGAMRQAANIWDTINGPNLALNIRPTRGRATAILRKGANHEVKWVRIRKI, encoded by the coding sequence ATGCCAGAAGCGACGCAGCCACCGGGCGACACCGCACCGGACCTGGGCGAGGCCGGCGGACCGTACGTCCACCGCAGCCGCGCCGACTGGGCCGAACTCGCCAATGCGCTGCCGTCGCCGCTGAGCGAGGAGACCCTGGACCGACTGCGCGGTCTGGGCGATCCCACCTCGATGCGCGACGTGATGGAGGTCTACCAGCCGCTGACCCGGCTGCTCAGCCTGCACTTCCGGCACCGCGGCAACCTCTACCGGTCGACCAACACCTTCCTGCGGCTGGACGTCAAGCGCACCCCGTTCGTGATCGGGATCGCCGGGTCGGTCGCCGTCGGCAAGTCGACCACCGCCCGACTGCTCACCGAGCTGCTGCGGAACTGGCCCGACCACCCGAACGTCGAGCTGGTCACCACCGACGGCTTCCTGCACCCCAACGAAGAGCTCAAGCGGCGCGGCATCATGCACCGTAAGGGCTTCCCCGAGTCGTACGACCGCCGGGCGCTGCTGCGCTTCGTGATGGACGTGAAGTCGGGGCGCCCCGAGGTGACCGCCCCGGTCTACTCGCACCTGTCGTACGACATCGTGCCGGGTGAGCGGCTGGTGGTCCGCCAGCCCGACATCGTCGTCGTCGAGGGCCTGAACGTGCTGCAGCCGGCCCGGGTGCACGCGGACGGATCGACCGGGCTGACGCTGAGCGACTTCTTCGACTTCTCGGTGTACGTCGACGCGGCGCCGGAGGACATCCGCCGCTGGTACCTGGAGCGGTTCATGTCGCTGCGGGAGACCGCGTTCCGTGACCCGCGCTCCTACTTCCGGCGGTATGCCGAGATGAGTCTGGAGGGCGCGATGCGCCAGGCGGCGAACATCTGGGACACCATCAACGGCCCGAACCTCGCGCTCAACATCCGCCCCACCCGCGGTCGGGCGACGGCGATCCTCCGCAAGGGCGCCAACCACGAGGTCAAGTGGGTGCGGATCCGCAAGATCTGA
- the glmM gene encoding phosphoglucosamine mutase — protein sequence MGRLFGSDGVRGRANQDLTAELALDLAVAAAHVLGEGVGHRRPKALVGRDPRISGEFLECAVVAGLASTGTDVVRVGITPTPGLARLVRETDADLGIMLTASHNPMPENGLKFFRSGGWKLDDAQEDAIEAGMLDSWQRPMGASVGRVSDAPQLVDDYTQHLVATLRSATQDAISLVGLKVVLDLANGAAHRTAPAAFRELGAEVVVINGKPDGTNINDRCGSTHPAELQRAVLEHGADLGIALDGDGDRAIAAAADGDIVDGDQIIAILALALQERGLLRNDAVVATTMSNIGLDHALTAHGIDVVRTDVGDRHVLRAMRAGGYSLGGEQSGHVILRDLATTGDGTLTALMLMAVMADAGAPLAELASVVHRIPQVLINVPDVDKHRAATDPEVLAAVAAANAALGARGRVLLRPSGTEQVVRVMVECEDADRSRAVAEGLASVVGERLTLRSTAR from the coding sequence ATGGGTCGTCTCTTCGGTTCGGACGGTGTTCGCGGTCGCGCGAACCAGGACCTTACAGCGGAGCTGGCGCTCGATCTGGCAGTGGCGGCGGCCCACGTCCTCGGTGAGGGCGTGGGCCATCGCCGACCCAAGGCGCTGGTCGGCCGCGATCCGCGGATCAGCGGCGAGTTCCTCGAGTGCGCCGTCGTCGCCGGGCTGGCCAGCACCGGCACCGACGTCGTACGGGTCGGCATCACCCCGACCCCCGGCCTGGCCCGGCTGGTCCGGGAGACCGACGCCGACCTCGGGATCATGCTCACCGCCAGCCACAACCCGATGCCGGAGAACGGCCTGAAGTTCTTTCGCAGCGGTGGCTGGAAGCTCGATGACGCCCAGGAGGACGCCATCGAGGCGGGGATGCTCGACTCGTGGCAGCGTCCGATGGGGGCGTCCGTCGGGCGGGTCTCCGACGCCCCGCAGCTGGTCGACGACTACACCCAGCACCTCGTCGCCACCCTCCGCTCAGCCACCCAGGACGCCATCTCGCTGGTCGGCCTGAAGGTCGTCCTCGACCTCGCCAACGGGGCGGCCCACCGCACCGCGCCGGCCGCCTTCCGCGAGCTGGGCGCCGAGGTCGTGGTGATCAACGGCAAGCCCGACGGCACCAACATCAACGACCGGTGCGGTTCCACCCACCCGGCCGAGCTGCAACGTGCCGTCCTCGAGCACGGCGCCGATCTCGGCATCGCGCTCGACGGTGACGGCGACCGGGCGATCGCCGCGGCCGCCGACGGCGACATCGTCGACGGCGACCAGATCATCGCGATCCTCGCCCTGGCGCTGCAGGAACGCGGTCTGCTCCGCAACGACGCCGTGGTGGCCACCACGATGAGCAACATCGGGCTCGACCACGCGCTCACCGCTCACGGCATCGACGTGGTCCGCACCGATGTCGGCGACCGGCATGTGCTGCGCGCGATGCGCGCCGGCGGGTACAGCCTCGGTGGGGAACAGTCCGGGCACGTCATCCTGCGCGACCTGGCGACCACCGGGGACGGCACCCTCACCGCGCTGATGCTGATGGCGGTGATGGCCGATGCCGGCGCACCGCTGGCCGAGCTGGCGTCGGTGGTCCACCGGATCCCGCAGGTGCTGATCAACGTCCCCGACGTCGACAAGCACCGAGCGGCGACCGACCCGGAGGTGCTCGCCGCGGTCGCGGCGGCCAACGCGGCTCTCGGGGCGCGCGGCCGGGTGCTGCTGCGCCCGTCCGGCACCGAGCAAGTGGTCCGGGTGATGGTCGAGTGCGAGGACGCCGACCGATCCCGGGCCGTCGCCGAGGGGCTGGCCTCCGTGGTCGGTGAGCGGCTGACGCTGCGCAGCACCGCTCGCTAG
- the rpsI gene encoding 30S ribosomal protein S9: MSENVAETTESSEEFASFTEGDREIAYRSEGQAAGAAAPGERQAIIAPGMATGRRKEAVARVRIVPGTGQWSLNGRALEDYFPSKIHQQLVNEPFVVAGVEGAYDVIARVHGGGPSGQAGAMRLGVARALNAVDAEASRPSLKKAGMLTRDARAVERKKAGLKKARKAPQYSKR; encoded by the coding sequence GTGTCTGAAAACGTCGCAGAGACCACCGAGAGCAGCGAGGAGTTCGCCTCCTTCACCGAAGGTGACCGCGAGATCGCCTACCGTTCCGAGGGCCAGGCGGCCGGTGCCGCCGCTCCCGGTGAGCGCCAGGCCATCATCGCCCCCGGCATGGCCACCGGCCGCCGCAAGGAGGCCGTCGCCCGCGTCCGGATCGTTCCGGGCACCGGCCAGTGGTCCCTCAACGGGCGGGCCCTTGAGGACTACTTCCCGAGCAAGATCCACCAGCAGCTGGTCAATGAGCCCTTCGTGGTCGCCGGTGTCGAGGGCGCGTACGACGTCATCGCCCGCGTGCACGGTGGCGGTCCGTCCGGCCAGGCCGGCGCGATGCGCCTGGGCGTGGCCCGCGCGCTGAACGCCGTCGATGCCGAGGCCAGCCGCCCGAGCCTGAAGAAGGCCGGCATGCTGACCCGCGACGCCCGTGCGGTGGAGCGCAAGAAGGCCGGCCTGAAGAAGGCCCGCAAGGCTCCGCAGTACTCGAAGCGCTGA
- the rplM gene encoding 50S ribosomal protein L13, with translation MSTYSPKPGEIERHWHVIDAEGVTLGRLAVTAATLLRGKHKATFAPHIDGGDFVVVVNASKIRLTGKKATDKMAYRHSGEPGGLKAVAYGELLQKDPRRAVELAVWGMLPKNRLSRKLMGKLKVYGGPEHPHAAQNPQPYEIVQIAQ, from the coding sequence GTGTCTACGTACAGCCCGAAGCCCGGCGAGATCGAGCGCCATTGGCATGTCATTGATGCCGAGGGTGTGACCCTCGGCCGCCTCGCCGTGACCGCCGCGACCCTGCTGCGCGGAAAGCACAAGGCGACCTTCGCCCCGCACATCGACGGCGGTGACTTCGTCGTGGTCGTGAACGCTTCCAAGATCCGGCTGACCGGCAAGAAGGCCACCGACAAGATGGCCTACCGGCACAGCGGTGAGCCGGGCGGCCTGAAGGCCGTGGCGTACGGCGAGCTCCTCCAGAAGGACCCGCGCCGCGCCGTGGAACTGGCGGTCTGGGGCATGCTCCCCAAGAACCGTCTGAGCCGCAAGCTGATGGGCAAGCTCAAGGTCTACGGCGGCCCCGAGCACCCGCATGCGGCGCAGAACCCGCAGCCGTACGAGATCGTCCAGATCGCCCAGTGA
- a CDS encoding citrate synthase yields the protein MGETLTIRDNRTGETYELPVSEGTVRAKDLFQIHDAQGRGLVSFDPGMFNTATCHSSVAYIHGDKGILDYRGYPIEELAERCSYLEVAYLLAYGELPTSDQLAQWEYDINHHMFIPENVKKLIDAFPYDAHPMAKLMSAVSSLHAFYPESREADLHLSPHLQIRRLIAKMPTLAAFSYRHSAGLPFVYPRDDISYVENFMRMLFMMGERDYRPDPRLVRALEVLFVLHADHEQNCSTTTVRTVASSGNGPYTCVSAGIGALFGPLHGGANEAVLRMLREIGDVANVPEFIAGVKSGGARLMGFGHRVYKNYDPRARIIKSTAHDVFEVTGVNPLLQIALELERIALEDDYFVTRRLYPNVDFYSGLIYEALGFAPEMFTVLFAIPRTAGWLAQWLEGANDPEQKIVRPKQIYTGAPRRHFVPIDQRC from the coding sequence ATGGGAGAGACGCTGACCATCCGCGACAATCGCACCGGCGAGACGTACGAGCTCCCGGTCTCCGAGGGGACCGTCCGGGCGAAGGATCTGTTCCAGATCCACGACGCCCAGGGCCGAGGCCTGGTGTCCTTCGATCCAGGCATGTTCAACACCGCCACCTGCCACTCCTCGGTCGCCTACATCCACGGCGACAAGGGCATCCTCGACTACCGCGGCTATCCGATCGAGGAGCTCGCCGAGCGGTGCAGCTACCTCGAGGTGGCCTACCTGCTCGCCTACGGTGAGCTACCCACCAGCGACCAGTTGGCCCAGTGGGAGTACGACATCAACCACCACATGTTCATCCCGGAGAACGTCAAGAAGCTCATCGACGCGTTCCCGTACGACGCGCACCCGATGGCGAAGCTGATGTCGGCGGTGAGCTCGCTGCACGCCTTCTACCCCGAGTCCCGCGAGGCCGACCTGCACCTCAGCCCGCACCTGCAGATCCGCCGACTGATCGCCAAGATGCCGACCTTGGCGGCCTTCTCCTACCGGCACTCCGCCGGCCTGCCGTTCGTCTACCCGCGTGACGACATCTCCTACGTGGAGAACTTCATGCGGATGCTGTTCATGATGGGCGAGCGCGACTACCGCCCCGACCCCCGGCTCGTCCGCGCGCTGGAGGTGCTGTTCGTCCTGCACGCCGACCACGAGCAGAACTGCTCCACCACCACCGTCCGTACGGTCGCCTCCTCCGGCAACGGCCCCTACACCTGTGTGTCGGCCGGGATCGGCGCACTGTTCGGCCCGCTGCACGGCGGGGCGAACGAGGCGGTGCTGCGGATGCTGCGCGAGATCGGCGATGTGGCCAACGTCCCGGAATTCATCGCCGGGGTGAAGTCGGGCGGCGCCCGGTTGATGGGCTTCGGCCACCGCGTCTACAAGAATTACGACCCGCGGGCGCGGATCATCAAATCCACCGCCCACGACGTCTTCGAGGTGACGGGTGTCAACCCGCTGCTGCAGATCGCCCTGGAACTGGAGCGGATCGCGCTGGAGGACGACTACTTCGTCACCCGGCGCCTCTACCCCAACGTCGACTTCTACTCAGGGCTGATCTACGAGGCGCTCGGCTTCGCGCCGGAGATGTTCACCGTGCTCTTCGCCATCCCGCGCACCGCCGGCTGGCTCGCCCAATGGCTGGAGGGCGCCAACGACCCGGAGCAGAAGATCGTCCGGCCCAAGCAGATCTACACCGGCGCGCCCCGCCGCCACTTCGTCCCGATCGACCAGCGCTGCTGA
- the trmB gene encoding tRNA (guanosine(46)-N7)-methyltransferase TrmB, translated as MTGAAAPTPRVHRDIVSFVRRSTRMNASQLRNWDAHHAEWVVPLAHRATSTSVAPGQLFAPEAIWGRTAPLWVEIGTGNGEACAAIAARHPEVNYLGFEVFTPAMASALGMIARAGLTNVRLAEVDGVDALRHWIPAGSVDRILTFFPDPWHKARHHKRRLVSPATAALVASRLRPGGSWHLATDWPDYAEHMREVLDGRRDLVNPHLASAGSGDRESTDLRFVAGDGRGDGWAPRPDARPLTRFEQRGLAAGRPIRDLVYVRTDAPVEDADV; from the coding sequence GTGACCGGGGCGGCGGCCCCGACGCCCCGGGTGCACCGCGACATCGTCTCGTTCGTCCGGCGCAGCACCCGGATGAACGCCTCCCAGCTGCGCAACTGGGACGCTCACCACGCCGAGTGGGTGGTCCCGCTGGCCCACCGGGCGACCAGCACCTCCGTCGCGCCCGGGCAGCTGTTCGCCCCGGAGGCGATCTGGGGGCGTACGGCGCCGTTGTGGGTGGAGATCGGCACCGGCAACGGCGAGGCGTGTGCCGCGATCGCCGCCCGCCACCCGGAGGTCAACTACCTGGGCTTCGAGGTGTTCACGCCGGCGATGGCCAGCGCGCTGGGGATGATCGCCCGCGCCGGGCTGACGAACGTCCGCCTCGCCGAGGTCGACGGCGTCGACGCGCTGCGGCACTGGATCCCGGCCGGCAGCGTCGACCGGATCCTCACCTTCTTCCCCGATCCCTGGCACAAGGCCCGCCATCACAAGCGCCGCCTGGTCAGCCCGGCCACCGCCGCCCTGGTCGCCTCCCGGCTGCGGCCCGGCGGCAGCTGGCACCTGGCGACCGACTGGCCCGACTACGCCGAGCACATGCGCGAGGTGCTCGACGGGCGCCGCGACCTGGTCAATCCCCACCTCGCATCGGCCGGCTCCGGGGACCGCGAGTCCACGGATCTCCGCTTCGTTGCCGGGGACGGTCGTGGGGACGGTTGGGCCCCGCGCCCGGACGCCCGGCCGCTGACCCGGTTCGAACAGCGCGGACTGGCCGCCGGCCGGCCGATCCGCGACCTGGTCTACGTCCGTACGGACGCGCCGGTCGAGGACGCCGATGTCTGA
- the truA gene encoding tRNA pseudouridine(38-40) synthase TruA: protein MSESPAPGTTRWRLDIAYDGTEFSGWAAQPDRRTVQGELEHRIGQVLRLPAAPTLTVAGRTDAGVHARGQVAHVDLPDDAPVDTLARRLRRVLPADLVVRGVRPAPEGFDARFAARWRRYVYRLVDEAGFADPLLRGHVARIRGTLDLDELTAAGRELLGLRDFAAFCKPREGATTIRTLLDCTPRRRSGDGTVEITVRADAFCHSMVRSLVGALSAVATGQRDLVWLRAVRDAPTRQSSIQVMPAHGLTLEEVGYPPDDELAARAAAARAVRVLPPTAQQTPAGPPPPRPVPTTPSPLLPDGDCDCV, encoded by the coding sequence ATGTCTGAGTCCCCCGCGCCCGGCACCACCCGATGGCGGCTGGACATCGCCTATGACGGCACCGAATTCAGTGGCTGGGCGGCCCAGCCGGATCGTCGTACGGTCCAGGGCGAGTTGGAGCACCGGATCGGCCAGGTGCTGCGCCTGCCCGCCGCCCCCACGCTGACCGTCGCCGGGCGCACCGATGCGGGCGTGCACGCCCGCGGCCAGGTGGCCCACGTCGACCTGCCCGACGACGCCCCGGTGGACACCCTGGCGCGCCGGCTGCGGCGGGTGCTGCCGGCCGACCTGGTGGTCCGTGGCGTACGCCCCGCCCCCGAGGGTTTCGATGCCCGGTTCGCCGCCCGGTGGCGGCGCTACGTCTACCGGCTGGTCGATGAGGCGGGTTTCGCCGATCCGCTGCTGCGAGGTCACGTCGCCCGCATCCGCGGCACACTCGACCTGGATGAGCTCACCGCGGCGGGCCGCGAACTGCTCGGTCTGCGGGACTTCGCCGCCTTCTGCAAGCCGCGCGAGGGCGCCACCACGATCCGTACGCTGCTCGACTGCACGCCGCGGCGCCGGTCGGGCGACGGGACGGTGGAGATCACCGTACGGGCCGACGCGTTCTGCCACTCGATGGTGCGCTCCCTGGTCGGGGCGCTGTCCGCGGTCGCCACCGGGCAGCGTGATCTGGTCTGGCTGCGTGCGGTCCGCGACGCGCCGACCCGCCAGTCCTCGATCCAGGTGATGCCGGCGCACGGGCTGACCCTGGAGGAGGTCGGCTATCCGCCCGACGACGAGCTGGCCGCCCGCGCGGCCGCGGCCCGCGCGGTGCGGGTGCTGCCCCCAACGGCACAACAGACCCCGGCCGGCCCCCCGCCGCCCCGGCCGGTCCCGACGACCCCCTCCCCTTTGCTCCCGGACGGAGACTGCGACTGTGTCTGA
- a CDS encoding class I SAM-dependent methyltransferase produces MSDEPLDHYFATPHGEEHRRTIRITVRGREVALQTANGVFSGSRLDPATAVLLKEVSPPGPQVRRVADVGCGYGPIALTLALDCPWLTVDAVDTNERALALTRDNAAALGVADRVRTFTPEGTDPTATYDEIWSNPPIRIGKEALHDLLTTWLARLAPDGRAVLVAGKNLGADSLQRWLGEQGWPTERLASSKGFRVLESRRGKNH; encoded by the coding sequence GTGTCTGACGAACCGCTGGACCACTACTTCGCCACTCCGCACGGCGAGGAGCATCGCCGGACTATCCGGATCACCGTCCGTGGCCGCGAAGTGGCCCTGCAGACAGCCAACGGGGTGTTCTCCGGCAGCCGGCTGGACCCGGCCACCGCCGTCCTGCTCAAGGAGGTGTCCCCGCCCGGGCCGCAGGTCCGCCGGGTCGCCGACGTCGGCTGCGGCTACGGCCCGATCGCCCTGACCCTGGCCCTCGACTGTCCCTGGCTGACCGTCGACGCGGTGGACACCAACGAACGGGCCTTGGCCCTGACCCGCGACAACGCCGCCGCGCTCGGGGTGGCCGACCGGGTACGTACGTTCACCCCGGAGGGCACCGACCCGACAGCGACGTACGACGAGATCTGGTCCAACCCGCCGATCCGGATCGGCAAGGAGGCGCTGCACGACCTCCTGACGACCTGGCTGGCCCGGCTCGCTCCGGACGGCCGGGCGGTGCTGGTGGCCGGAAAGAACCTCGGCGCGGACAGTCTGCAGCGCTGGCTGGGTGAGCAGGGCTGGCCGACCGAGCGGCTGGCCAGCTCGAAGGGATTCCGGGTGCTGGAGAGTCGTCGCGGCAAGAACCATTGA
- a CDS encoding superoxide dismutase, translating to MSYQLPDLPYDYNALAPAIVPEIMELHHDKHHATYVKGANTALEQLADARDKGNFGVINKLEKDLAFNLGGHFNHSVFWTNMAPGGSEPTGDIKSALDTKFGGLDSFKKEFSAVALGIQGSGWAVLGYDALSQDLRVYQVFDHQGNLPVGQTPLLLLDMWEHAFYLQYKNVKADFVNAWWDVVNWDNVNERLTKATA from the coding sequence ATGAGCTACCAGCTGCCCGATCTCCCGTACGACTACAACGCCTTGGCCCCGGCCATCGTCCCGGAGATCATGGAGCTGCACCACGACAAGCACCACGCCACCTACGTGAAGGGCGCCAACACCGCGCTCGAGCAGCTGGCCGATGCCCGCGACAAGGGCAACTTCGGCGTCATCAACAAGCTGGAGAAGGACCTCGCCTTCAACCTCGGCGGCCACTTCAACCACTCGGTCTTCTGGACCAACATGGCGCCGGGCGGCTCCGAGCCGACCGGCGACATCAAGTCCGCGCTGGACACGAAGTTCGGCGGCCTGGACTCCTTCAAGAAGGAGTTCTCCGCGGTGGCGCTGGGCATCCAGGGCTCCGGCTGGGCTGTCCTCGGCTACGACGCCCTCTCCCAGGACCTGCGGGTCTACCAGGTCTTCGACCACCAGGGCAACCTGCCGGTCGGCCAGACCCCGCTGCTGCTGCTCGACATGTGGGAGCACGCCTTCTACCTGCAGTACAAGAACGTCAAGGCGGACTTCGTGAACGCCTGGTGGGACGTCGTCAACTGGGACAACGTGAACGAGCGCCTGACCAAGGCCACCGCCTGA
- the rplQ gene encoding 50S ribosomal protein L17, with protein sequence MPTPTKGPRLGGSASHERIILANLASQLFEHGAVVTTEAKAKRVRPLAEKMITKAKRGDLHARRVVLKTITDPSVVHVLFTEIAPAMEGRDGGYTRITKIGNRQGDNAPMAKIEVITEKVTPKAAAQATTESAEEIKAALAEATEAEATEAEVTEAEVEETVEATEPKADEKA encoded by the coding sequence ATGCCTACCCCCACCAAGGGCCCCCGTCTGGGCGGCAGCGCCTCGCACGAGCGCATCATCCTGGCCAACCTGGCCAGCCAGCTGTTCGAGCACGGCGCAGTCGTGACCACCGAGGCCAAGGCCAAGCGGGTCCGTCCGCTGGCCGAGAAGATGATCACCAAGGCCAAGCGGGGCGACCTGCACGCCCGCCGCGTGGTGCTGAAGACCATCACCGACCCGAGCGTCGTGCACGTGCTGTTCACCGAGATCGCTCCGGCGATGGAGGGTCGCGACGGCGGCTACACCCGCATCACCAAGATCGGCAACCGTCAGGGCGACAACGCCCCGATGGCCAAGATCGAAGTGATCACCGAGAAGGTGACCCCGAAGGCCGCCGCGCAGGCCACCACCGAGTCCGCCGAGGAGATCAAGGCGGCGCTCGCCGAGGCCACCGAGGCTGAGGCGACTGAGGCTGAGGTCACTGAGGCTGAGGTCGAGGAGACCGTCGAGGCTACCGAGCCGAAGGCCGACGAGAAGGCCTGA